One genomic segment of Microcella indica includes these proteins:
- a CDS encoding MFS transporter, protein MDSRRAIVVLVIACLAYVVAILQRTSIGVVGVDATTRFSIDATALSTLAVLQLGVYASLQIPVGVLIDRFGPRVLIVAGALSMALGQAAVGLASDLGLAVVGRVLVGAGDAMTFLSVLRLLGAWFSPRRLPQLQQWVGTLGQSGQLLSAVPFAGLLGLAGWTTAFLSAASLSLLAGLLVTVAVRDAPSGHVDERALTVRIAFTRLAEALRRPGTRLGFWAHAVTQSSPTMFVLLWGYPFLSVGLGYSREVTGWLLGLIVLAGALAGPVIGLLSARFPLRRSSIVLGIVAMTAIAWAALLRPENPPPLPAVIVFLTILAVGGPGSLIGFDFARTFNPSASHGAATGFVNVGGFVTTLVLVLVVGLALDAVSGGTTPAELYAWQNWRVAFAVQYPIIGLAVIGLIAARRRTRRRLVEEEGIAVAPLWTALVVNWRRRGGRRRG, encoded by the coding sequence GTGGATTCCCGCCGCGCGATCGTCGTCCTCGTCATCGCGTGCCTCGCCTACGTCGTCGCGATCCTCCAACGCACCTCGATCGGCGTCGTCGGTGTCGACGCGACGACGCGGTTCTCGATCGACGCGACCGCGCTCTCCACCCTCGCCGTCCTTCAGCTCGGCGTCTACGCATCTCTGCAGATTCCGGTCGGTGTGCTCATCGATCGCTTCGGCCCCCGCGTGCTCATCGTCGCCGGCGCCCTGTCTATGGCGCTCGGGCAGGCCGCGGTGGGTCTCGCGAGCGATCTGGGGCTCGCGGTCGTCGGCCGTGTACTCGTCGGGGCCGGCGACGCGATGACGTTCCTGTCAGTACTGCGGCTGCTGGGCGCGTGGTTCTCACCGCGGCGACTGCCTCAGCTGCAGCAGTGGGTGGGAACCCTCGGGCAGTCCGGCCAGCTGCTCTCAGCCGTTCCCTTCGCGGGTCTCCTCGGGCTGGCAGGCTGGACCACGGCCTTCCTCTCTGCGGCCTCGCTCTCGCTCCTTGCGGGCCTGCTCGTGACCGTGGCTGTCCGGGACGCGCCGTCCGGCCACGTCGATGAGCGCGCGCTCACGGTGCGTATCGCGTTCACGCGGCTGGCGGAGGCGCTTCGCCGGCCTGGCACACGACTGGGGTTCTGGGCGCACGCGGTCACGCAGTCCTCGCCCACCATGTTCGTGCTGCTGTGGGGCTATCCGTTCCTGTCGGTAGGGCTCGGGTACAGTCGCGAGGTGACGGGCTGGCTTCTCGGACTCATCGTCCTGGCAGGGGCACTCGCGGGGCCGGTCATCGGGTTGCTCTCCGCACGATTCCCGCTGCGCCGGTCGAGCATCGTGCTCGGCATCGTGGCGATGACCGCGATCGCGTGGGCTGCGCTGCTGCGCCCCGAGAACCCGCCACCTCTGCCCGCGGTCATCGTCTTCCTCACGATCCTCGCCGTGGGCGGACCCGGGTCGCTCATCGGCTTCGACTTCGCGCGCACCTTCAACCCGTCAGCCAGTCACGGCGCGGCCACGGGCTTCGTGAACGTCGGTGGGTTCGTGACGACTCTCGTGCTCGTGCTCGTCGTGGGCCTCGCGCTCGACGCCGTGAGCGGTGGGACGACGCCGGCGGAGCTGTACGCCTGGCAGAACTGGCGTGTCGCGTTCGCCGTGCAGTACCCGATCATCGGCCTCGCGGTCATCGGTCTCATCGCCGCCCGGCGTCGGACGCGGCGGAGGCTCGTCGAGGAGGAGGGCATCGCGGTCGCGCCGCTGTGGACGGCGCTCGTCGTGAACTGGCGTCGGCGTGGCGGCCGGAGGCGCGGCTGA
- a CDS encoding RNA polymerase sigma factor produces the protein MATRTTTTPAKKKSASSSDDAKTTTATKAAATKAAATKAPAKKAPAKKAAAPASTATKTAATKSSAPKDPAAKTASAATKKPAASKASGATTTKPSRTKKATSAAGSSAGSDDDEEETSTAAVADSTDAPESADDTGDAEEGADDDGDKAAAGPLPTGAIVLSNTEDDEVPVYSTTITGATADPVKDYLKQIGKVPLLNAAEEVELAMRIEAGLFAEEKLSSMTEKEKRTAAGRDLAWVARDGQRAKNHLLGANLRLVVSLAKRYTGRGMQFLDLIQEGNLGLIRAVEKFDYTKGFKFSTYATWWIRQAITRAMADQARTIRIPVHMVEVINKLARVQRQMLQDLGREPTPEELSRELDMTPEKVIEVQKYGREPISLHTPLGEDGDSEFGDLIEDTEAVVPADAVGFTMLQKQLESLLDSLSEREAGVIRMRFGLGDGMPKTLDQIGDTFGVTRERIRQIESKTMAKLRHPSRSQALRDYLE, from the coding sequence ATGGCTACCCGAACAACCACCACGCCCGCGAAGAAGAAGTCCGCCTCGTCGTCCGACGACGCGAAGACCACGACTGCGACGAAGGCTGCTGCCACGAAGGCTGCTGCCACGAAGGCGCCTGCCAAGAAGGCGCCGGCGAAGAAGGCTGCCGCTCCCGCGAGCACCGCGACGAAGACCGCTGCGACGAAGAGCTCTGCGCCCAAGGACCCCGCGGCGAAGACCGCATCCGCGGCCACCAAGAAGCCTGCCGCCTCGAAGGCCTCCGGTGCGACGACCACCAAGCCTTCGCGTACCAAGAAGGCCACGTCTGCGGCTGGCTCCTCGGCGGGCTCGGATGACGACGAGGAGGAGACTTCGACGGCTGCCGTGGCAGACAGCACGGACGCTCCCGAGAGCGCGGACGATACGGGCGATGCCGAGGAGGGCGCGGACGACGACGGCGACAAGGCCGCTGCGGGCCCGCTGCCGACCGGCGCGATCGTGCTCAGCAACACTGAGGACGACGAGGTGCCGGTCTACTCGACGACCATCACGGGTGCGACCGCGGACCCCGTCAAGGACTACCTCAAGCAGATCGGCAAGGTTCCCCTCCTCAACGCCGCGGAAGAGGTCGAGCTCGCCATGCGCATCGAGGCCGGACTCTTCGCCGAGGAGAAGCTCTCCTCCATGACGGAGAAGGAGAAGCGCACGGCGGCGGGGCGCGACCTCGCCTGGGTCGCCCGGGATGGTCAGCGGGCCAAGAACCACCTGCTGGGCGCCAACCTCCGCCTCGTCGTCTCCCTGGCCAAGCGCTACACCGGCCGCGGCATGCAGTTCCTGGACCTCATCCAAGAGGGCAACCTGGGCCTCATCCGCGCCGTCGAGAAGTTCGACTACACCAAGGGCTTCAAGTTCTCGACCTATGCGACGTGGTGGATCCGCCAGGCGATCACGCGCGCGATGGCCGACCAGGCGCGCACCATCCGCATCCCCGTTCACATGGTCGAGGTCATCAACAAGCTCGCCAGGGTGCAGCGCCAGATGCTGCAGGATCTCGGTCGAGAGCCCACCCCGGAGGAGCTGAGCCGGGAGCTCGACATGACCCCCGAGAAGGTCATCGAGGTGCAGAAGTACGGCCGCGAGCCGATCTCGCTGCACACGCCCCTCGGTGAGGACGGCGACAGCGAGTTCGGTGACCTCATCGAGGACACCGAGGCGGTCGTGCCGGCCGACGCAGTCGGCTTCACGATGCTGCAGAAGCAGCTCGAGAGCCTCCTCGACTCCCTCTCGGAGCGCGAGGCTGGGGTCATCCGCATGCGCTTCGGTCTCGGAGACGGCATGCCGAAGACGCTTGACCAGATCGGGGACACCTTCGGCGTGACGCGTGAGCGCATTCGCCAGATAGAGTCCAAGACCATGGCGAAGCTGCGCCACCCCTCGCGCTCGCAGGCACTGCGCGACTACCTCGAATAG
- a CDS encoding coenzyme F420-0:L-glutamate ligase, translating to MAGEPNEGKALDVDVAGQRVRRIPIKTHVVTTDDDIVEVVTRYASPVIEPGDLLFVTEKIVAIAQGRSYAVDSIEARPLAHWLSRRVTKTSHGIGLGIPETMEMALRECGTPRIVFAAGVAAVTKALGRRGDFYRIAGSKARGIDGPTSGTIPPYNTQVVLVPERPRQVARDLQEALATVAPVDVAVVDINDFGGNILGSTLDAAGERRLVSILADNPLGQGHQSTPLGVVRFVSA from the coding sequence ATGGCAGGCGAACCCAACGAGGGCAAGGCGCTCGACGTCGATGTGGCCGGGCAGCGCGTGCGGCGCATCCCGATCAAGACGCACGTCGTGACGACGGACGACGACATCGTCGAGGTTGTCACGCGCTATGCGAGCCCGGTGATCGAGCCTGGCGATCTTCTCTTCGTGACCGAGAAGATCGTGGCCATCGCGCAGGGTCGTTCCTACGCGGTCGACTCGATCGAGGCTCGCCCGCTCGCGCACTGGCTTTCGCGGCGCGTGACGAAGACCTCGCACGGCATTGGCCTCGGGATACCCGAGACCATGGAAATGGCACTGCGCGAGTGCGGCACGCCGCGCATCGTGTTCGCCGCCGGCGTGGCCGCCGTCACGAAGGCCCTCGGACGACGGGGCGACTTCTACCGCATCGCGGGGTCCAAGGCCCGCGGCATCGACGGACCCACGTCGGGCACGATTCCTCCCTACAACACGCAGGTCGTGCTCGTACCGGAGAGACCTCGCCAGGTCGCGCGCGACCTCCAAGAGGCTCTGGCGACCGTCGCACCCGTAGATGTCGCCGTGGTCGACATCAACGACTTCGGCGGCAACATTCTGGGGTCGACCCTCGACGCGGCGGGGGAGCGTCGCCTCGTGAGCATCCTCGCCGACAATCCGCTCGGTCAGGGGCACCAGAGCACGCCACTCGGCGTCGTCCGCTTCGTCAGTGCTTAG
- a CDS encoding sugar-transfer associated ATP-grasp domain-containing protein → MAASLGLARRARYLAARARAVRSSKLATLSEQLSRSTGRARPLIALDMLWCAVRHEAAFQDYFDWDFHALNRRERRTFMTHPKSNHLAQKLNAVEHRPQFSDKSLFNVRFADYIGRAWLDLRTASDDALGAFLRSHDRVMAKVPDSLGGDGVESFDTAVALSDPAEFRRARLERRQFLLEEFLTQDAEMARLCPTSVNTLRIVTFRDGDEVRTLVRVLKMGNGGDIDNFSGGGMYTILDADGVARYPAFDEFGGVFSVHPLTGASILGFQVPQWDAVGRLADSLAREVPEIPYVGWDIAITPEGPVVVEGNYNTGVFQLKPTATGVRTGLLPVYREAIGF, encoded by the coding sequence GTGGCGGCATCCCTCGGGTTGGCGCGCCGTGCACGCTACCTGGCGGCAAGGGCGCGGGCGGTCCGATCGAGCAAGCTCGCGACTCTCTCGGAACAGCTCTCCCGCAGCACGGGGCGCGCTCGACCGCTCATCGCGCTCGACATGCTGTGGTGCGCGGTGCGGCACGAGGCTGCCTTCCAGGACTACTTCGACTGGGACTTCCACGCGCTGAACCGGCGCGAGCGGCGCACGTTCATGACGCACCCGAAGTCGAACCACCTCGCCCAGAAGCTCAACGCGGTCGAGCATCGACCGCAGTTCAGCGACAAGTCGCTCTTCAACGTCCGCTTCGCTGACTACATCGGCCGGGCGTGGCTCGATCTGCGAACGGCGAGCGATGACGCGCTCGGCGCGTTCCTCCGGTCTCACGACCGCGTCATGGCGAAGGTTCCCGACAGTCTGGGTGGCGACGGCGTGGAGTCCTTCGACACGGCCGTCGCCCTCTCGGACCCGGCCGAGTTCCGCCGTGCACGCCTCGAGCGCCGTCAGTTCCTCCTCGAGGAGTTCCTCACGCAGGACGCCGAGATGGCCCGGTTGTGCCCCACGAGCGTCAACACCCTGAGAATCGTCACCTTCCGCGACGGCGACGAGGTGCGCACGCTCGTGCGCGTGCTCAAGATGGGCAACGGCGGCGACATCGACAACTTCAGCGGCGGCGGCATGTACACGATCCTCGACGCCGACGGCGTCGCCCGGTACCCCGCCTTCGACGAGTTCGGCGGAGTCTTCAGCGTGCACCCCCTCACGGGAGCCTCGATCCTCGGCTTCCAGGTTCCCCAGTGGGATGCGGTCGGACGGCTCGCCGACTCCCTCGCTCGCGAGGTGCCGGAGATCCCCTACGTCGGCTGGGACATCGCGATCACACCGGAGGGCCCCGTCGTCGTGGAGGGCAACTACAACACCGGCGTGTTCCAGCTCAAGCCGACGGCGACGGGCGTGCGCACGGGCCTGCTGCCGGTGTACCGCGAGGCGATCGGCTTCTAG
- a CDS encoding DUF7455 domain-containing protein → MTQITTESPNLASTAPLTGLDRCDSCGAQAYVRVTLATGELLFCAHHASRFKEKLVGSALAWHDESSRLHDENDA, encoded by the coding sequence ATGACGCAGATCACCACCGAGAGCCCGAACCTCGCGTCGACCGCACCCCTGACGGGGCTCGACCGCTGCGACAGCTGCGGCGCGCAGGCGTACGTGCGCGTGACTCTGGCGACGGGTGAGCTGCTGTTCTGCGCTCACCACGCCTCGCGCTTCAAGGAGAAGCTCGTCGGCTCCGCCCTCGCCTGGCACGACGAGTCGAGCCGGCTGCACGACGAGAACGACGCCTGA
- a CDS encoding DNA gyrase/topoisomerase IV subunit B, whose protein sequence is MASSDYSARHLSVLEGLEAVRKRPGMYIGSTDSRGLMHCLWEIIDNSVDEALGGHGSTIDLVLHPDGSVEVRDKARGIPVDIEPRTGLSGVEVVFTKLHAGGKFGGGSYAASGGLHGVGASVVNALSERLDVEVDRDGKTWAMSFHRGEPGVFDDGPEGPRPDAPFSPFVSGSELRVVGKVAKAVTGTRIRYWADPQVFTKGADFLTDELMSRVRQTAFLVPGITLTVRDERPEAPVTESFHFSGGISEYADYLAPDAALTDTWRITGSGTFSETVPVLDSMGHMTPTELERECVVDIALRWGTGYDTTFRSFVNIIATPKGGSHQLGFEQGLLKFLRAEVEKNARRLKAGNDKLEKDDILAGLTAVLTVRIPEPQFEGQTKEVLGTPAARAIVAKVITESLAERFRSSKRDDKAQTGLVLEKVVSEMKSRISARAHKETQRRKNALENSSLPAKLVDCRSSDVEQSELFIVEGDSALGTAKLGRDSEFQALLPIRGKILNVQKASVSDMLSNAECASIIQVIGAGSGRTFDLASARYGKVIIMADADVDGAHIRTLLLTLFFRYMRPMIDEGRVFSAVPPLHRVVVMNPGSKPNETVYTYSEKELDGVLAALKKAGKRYQDPIQRYKGLGEMDADQLADTTMSRRHRTLRRVRVTDAEAASRMFELLMGNEVAPRKDFIIAGQGLDRDRIDV, encoded by the coding sequence GTGGCCAGTTCCGACTACTCCGCTCGTCATCTCTCCGTGCTCGAGGGTCTCGAAGCCGTCCGCAAGCGCCCGGGCATGTACATCGGCTCGACGGACTCCCGTGGTCTCATGCACTGCCTGTGGGAGATCATCGACAACTCGGTGGACGAGGCGCTCGGCGGCCACGGGTCGACGATCGACCTCGTGCTGCACCCCGACGGCAGCGTCGAGGTGCGCGACAAAGCGCGCGGCATCCCCGTCGACATCGAGCCTCGCACGGGGCTGAGCGGCGTCGAGGTCGTCTTCACCAAGCTGCACGCCGGCGGCAAGTTCGGCGGGGGATCGTACGCCGCATCCGGTGGCCTGCACGGGGTGGGCGCCTCGGTCGTCAATGCGCTCTCGGAGCGGCTCGACGTCGAGGTCGATCGTGACGGCAAGACGTGGGCGATGTCGTTCCACCGCGGCGAGCCGGGCGTGTTCGACGACGGGCCGGAAGGTCCGCGCCCCGACGCCCCGTTCAGCCCCTTCGTCTCTGGCAGCGAGCTGCGCGTCGTGGGCAAGGTGGCGAAGGCGGTCACCGGCACGCGCATCCGCTACTGGGCCGACCCGCAGGTCTTCACGAAGGGTGCCGACTTCCTCACGGATGAGCTCATGTCGCGCGTGCGGCAGACGGCGTTCCTCGTGCCCGGCATCACGCTCACCGTGCGCGACGAGCGGCCGGAGGCGCCGGTCACCGAGTCCTTCCACTTCTCGGGAGGCATCAGCGAGTACGCCGACTACCTCGCTCCGGATGCTGCGCTCACGGATACGTGGCGCATCACCGGCAGCGGCACGTTCAGCGAGACGGTGCCCGTGCTCGACTCGATGGGGCACATGACGCCGACCGAGCTCGAGCGCGAGTGCGTCGTCGACATCGCGCTGCGCTGGGGCACCGGCTATGACACGACCTTCCGCAGCTTCGTCAACATCATTGCGACTCCCAAGGGCGGCAGCCACCAGCTCGGTTTCGAGCAGGGACTGCTGAAGTTCCTCCGGGCCGAGGTCGAGAAGAACGCGCGCCGACTCAAAGCGGGCAACGACAAGCTCGAGAAGGACGACATCCTCGCGGGCCTCACGGCCGTCCTCACCGTCCGGATTCCCGAACCGCAGTTCGAGGGTCAGACGAAGGAGGTGCTCGGTACTCCCGCTGCGCGCGCGATCGTCGCGAAGGTCATCACCGAATCGCTCGCGGAGCGCTTCCGCTCGAGCAAGCGAGACGACAAGGCCCAGACGGGCCTCGTGCTCGAGAAGGTCGTCTCCGAAATGAAGAGTCGCATCTCGGCTCGAGCGCACAAGGAGACGCAGCGTCGCAAGAACGCGCTTGAGAACTCCTCGCTGCCGGCGAAGCTCGTCGACTGCCGCTCGAGCGACGTCGAGCAGAGCGAGCTGTTCATCGTCGAGGGCGACAGCGCTCTCGGCACGGCGAAGCTCGGGCGCGACAGCGAGTTCCAGGCTCTCCTGCCCATTCGAGGCAAGATCCTCAACGTGCAGAAGGCCTCGGTGAGCGACATGCTCTCCAACGCGGAGTGCGCGTCGATCATCCAGGTCATCGGCGCGGGATCGGGCCGCACCTTCGACCTCGCGTCGGCGCGCTACGGCAAAGTCATCATCATGGCTGACGCTGACGTCGACGGCGCCCACATCCGCACTCTCCTGCTCACGCTCTTCTTCCGCTACATGCGGCCCATGATCGACGAGGGGCGGGTCTTCTCGGCCGTGCCCCCGCTGCACCGCGTCGTCGTCATGAACCCGGGGTCGAAGCCCAACGAGACGGTGTACACGTACAGCGAGAAAGAGCTCGACGGCGTGCTCGCGGCACTCAAGAAGGCCGGCAAGCGCTACCAGGATCCGATCCAGCGCTACAAGGGCCTCGGTGAGATGGACGCCGATCAGCTCGCGGACACGACCATGAGCCGCCGGCACCGCACGCTGCGCCGGGTGCGCGTGACCGATGCCGAGGCGGCCTCGCGCATGTTCGAGCTGCTCATGGGCAACGAGGTGGCACCGCGCAAGGACTTCATCATCGCCGGGCAGGGTCTCGACCGAGACCGCATCGACGTCTGA
- a CDS encoding DNA gyrase/topoisomerase IV subunit A produces the protein MTPPSPTLPSGIEPLPDGERIDDIELADEMQGSFLEYAYSVIYSRALPDARDGLKPVQRRILYQMAEMGLRPDRGHVKSARVVGEVMGKLHPHGDTAIYDALVRLAQDFTMRVPFVDGHGNFGSLDDGPAAARYTEARLRAEALAMVDSLDEDVVDFVPNYDNQLTQPAVLPAAFPNLLVNGASGIAVGMATNMVPHNLIEVSAAAHHLLDHPDASLDDLMAFVPGPDLPTGGTILGLDGVRDAYATGRGSFKTRAKVSIEPVTARKTGIVVTELPYLVGPEKVIEKIKDGVQSKKLAGISDVTDLTDRRNGLRLVIGIKTGFSPQAVLEQLYRYTPLEDGFSINAVALVDGSPKTLGLKELLQVYVDHRIEVVTRRSRYRLDRRRERLHLVEGLLIAILDIDEVIQVIRSSDDADTARTRLMEVFDLSQVQSEYILELRLRRLTKFSRIELEAERDQLRAEIAELEALLADPARVRAVVGEELDATAERFGTPRRTLLTEAAPSVATTRGRGASAVSLEIADSPCRVLLSTTGRAVRVDLAEGVTVTRPTRRSKHDAVQVSLDSTTRGELVALTSRGRFVRFTPVDLPSVPPNSVQLAAGAKLRDYVGLTDAKERIVAIADPASSTPLALGTRDGVVKRLAPGSLPSRPEGEVIGLKAGDELVGAAPADDSAELVFVSSAAQLLHFSAASVRPQGAAAGGMTGMKLGAGARVIFFGAIDPAGAQVVTISGSTQTIAGTDPGRAKVSAFAEFPGKGRATGGVRCHAFLKGEDALQLAWVGSDPLAVGSDGSQRALPEGGSRRDGSGTPLDAVIGSVGRPVA, from the coding sequence ATGACTCCGCCATCCCCCACCCTTCCGAGCGGGATCGAGCCCCTCCCCGACGGCGAACGCATCGACGACATCGAGCTCGCCGACGAGATGCAGGGCTCGTTCCTGGAATACGCCTACAGCGTCATCTACTCGCGCGCGCTGCCCGACGCCCGCGACGGGCTCAAGCCCGTGCAGCGTCGCATCCTCTACCAGATGGCCGAGATGGGCCTGCGACCCGACCGGGGTCACGTGAAGTCGGCGCGCGTCGTCGGGGAGGTCATGGGCAAGCTGCACCCCCACGGCGACACCGCCATCTACGACGCCCTCGTGCGGCTCGCGCAGGACTTCACGATGCGCGTGCCCTTCGTCGACGGCCACGGCAACTTCGGCTCCCTCGACGACGGTCCCGCGGCCGCGCGCTACACCGAGGCGCGGCTGCGCGCGGAAGCCCTCGCGATGGTCGACAGCCTCGATGAGGACGTCGTGGACTTCGTGCCCAACTACGACAATCAGCTCACCCAGCCGGCCGTGCTGCCCGCCGCATTCCCCAATCTGCTCGTGAACGGCGCGAGCGGCATCGCCGTCGGCATGGCGACCAACATGGTGCCGCACAACCTCATCGAGGTCTCTGCCGCTGCCCACCACCTGCTCGACCACCCCGACGCGAGCCTCGACGACCTCATGGCCTTCGTTCCCGGGCCGGATCTGCCGACGGGGGGCACGATCCTCGGCCTCGACGGCGTGCGCGATGCCTATGCGACGGGGCGCGGCAGCTTCAAGACGCGTGCGAAGGTCTCGATCGAGCCGGTGACGGCACGCAAGACCGGCATCGTCGTCACCGAGCTGCCCTACCTCGTCGGGCCCGAAAAGGTCATCGAGAAGATCAAGGACGGCGTGCAGTCGAAGAAGCTCGCTGGCATCAGCGATGTCACCGACCTCACCGACCGGCGCAACGGCCTGCGGCTCGTGATCGGCATCAAGACGGGGTTCAGCCCCCAGGCCGTACTCGAGCAGCTCTACCGCTACACCCCGCTCGAAGACGGCTTCTCGATCAACGCCGTCGCCCTCGTCGACGGATCGCCGAAGACCCTCGGGCTCAAGGAGCTCCTGCAGGTCTACGTCGACCACCGCATCGAGGTCGTCACGCGGCGCAGCCGCTACCGTCTCGACCGGCGACGCGAGCGCCTGCACCTCGTGGAGGGCCTGCTCATCGCGATCCTCGACATCGACGAGGTCATCCAGGTCATCCGCTCCTCCGATGACGCCGACACCGCGCGCACGCGCCTCATGGAGGTGTTCGACCTCTCGCAGGTGCAGAGCGAGTACATCCTCGAGCTGCGGCTGCGGCGGCTCACCAAGTTCAGCCGCATCGAGCTCGAGGCCGAGCGCGATCAGCTGCGCGCCGAGATCGCCGAGCTCGAGGCACTGCTCGCTGACCCCGCTCGCGTGCGCGCCGTCGTCGGCGAGGAGCTCGATGCCACCGCCGAGCGCTTCGGCACGCCGCGCCGAACTCTCCTCACCGAGGCCGCGCCGTCGGTCGCCACCACGCGCGGTCGAGGCGCCTCGGCGGTCTCGCTCGAGATCGCCGACTCCCCGTGCCGAGTCCTGCTCTCGACGACCGGCCGTGCCGTGCGCGTCGACCTCGCCGAGGGCGTGACGGTGACCCGACCCACCCGCCGCAGCAAGCACGATGCCGTGCAGGTCTCACTCGACTCCACCACGCGCGGCGAGCTCGTCGCCCTCACGAGCCGCGGTCGCTTCGTGCGCTTCACGCCCGTCGACCTGCCGAGCGTGCCCCCGAACTCGGTTCAGCTCGCCGCGGGCGCCAAGCTGCGCGACTACGTCGGCCTGACCGACGCGAAGGAGCGCATCGTCGCGATCGCGGATCCCGCGAGCAGCACGCCGCTCGCGCTCGGCACCCGGGACGGCGTGGTCAAGCGCCTCGCGCCAGGGTCGCTGCCGAGCCGTCCCGAAGGCGAGGTGATCGGCCTCAAGGCGGGTGACGAACTCGTGGGCGCCGCGCCAGCCGACGACTCTGCGGAGCTCGTGTTCGTCAGCTCGGCAGCCCAGCTGCTGCACTTCAGCGCCGCGAGCGTGCGTCCGCAGGGCGCCGCCGCGGGCGGTATGACGGGCATGAAGCTCGGCGCAGGTGCGCGCGTCATCTTCTTCGGCGCGATCGACCCGGCCGGGGCGCAGGTCGTCACGATCAGTGGATCTACCCAGACGATCGCCGGCACCGACCCGGGTCGCGCGAAGGTGTCGGCCTTCGCCGAGTTCCCCGGCAAGGGCCGCGCGACGGGCGGCGTGCGCTGCCACGCCTTCCTCAAGGGCGAGGATGCCCTGCAGCTCGCCTGGGTGGGTTCCGACCCGCTCGCCGTCGGCTCCGACGGATCCCAGCGCGCACTGCCCGAGGGAGGCTCCCGCCGCGACGGCTCCGGCACCCCGCTCGACGCCGTCATCGGCTCGGTCGGTCGCCCGGTCGCCTAG